DNA from Balneolaceae bacterium:
AGTCCGGTGGAGATCATTTCACCCGGGGAGGAGGGCAGGGGCTGCGGCCGTCCGTCCCGCAGGATGTAGCGACGCGAGGCGGTCTTTTCCGCCTCCTGAAGACGCTCCTCCAGTCCCAAGTCCCGCACCAGCTCCCCGGCCCGGCTGCCCCCACGCAGAAGGAGAGTGTTGGGCCCCTCGTCCACCTGCCAGCCCGCCGAGGCGCGCGTGCGGATGAGTCCCCCCACCCTCGGCTGTTTCTCGTATAGGGTGATCCTGGCGCCGCCTTCGGAGAGTATACGGGCCGCGGTTAGGCCTGAGATGCCGCCGCCCACCACGCCCACGGAGGGTCCGTCGCGGGGCACCGGCGGTTTCGGCGCATCGGTACCGGGTGAGGTTGTCGGTTCCAGATTCATGGGTGGTTCAGTCGAAGGTTCCACGCCGCCGCGGGGAGAAGAGGCTCATAAGCTGGTCGAGCAGGCCGCGCTTGAGCATGGAGACCTTTTCGTTGCGCCCCAGCGAGAGGAAGCGAAGCAGGTTGCGAAGCTCCGCCATCAGTTCCGGGGGATCGGTAACCAGGGTGTCGCTCGCGATGATACGGTCCCAGTTCAGCGGTTGTCCGAAGCGCACGCCGGCGCGCTGCATGGTCTGGTGGTAGAGGTGGGCGATAAGTCCGTATCCAATGGTGGTGGGATGGATGCCGTCAAGGCTGAATATACCGCCCCGGCGAACCTTGCCGGTCTTCTCATCCACGCGCAGGTAGTCGGTGCTCAGGTTGGGATGCACGGGGTCCTCCACCAGCTGCTGTGTGGCGGGGTTGCGCAGCATGGCCTTGCGAAATTCTTCGGGGTAGTCGAGCCTGGGAGGTCCGCCGAGGCGCCGGCGGGCGTAGGCGCTTACGTAGGCGTTGAGCGGGACCACGACCCAGCCGTAGCGCGCCGCCGTGTCGCGGATAATCTTGTTATACTCGTCCACCACCTGGTCGAGCTCGATGGCCTGCTCTTTGCTGAGGAAGGGATGGCGGTCCGGGTCGAAGTCGCTGTCCCATATCCAGAAGCGCGTGTAGTAGTCAAAGTATCCCCCGGGCTTGCGGTCAGGGTTGTGGTTCACCCCGCGGGTCACCGGCGGGATGGTGACGTAGGGTATGGTCTGGGTGATCACCCGTTCCGCCCCGATCTGCGCCGCCTCCTCGGCCAACGCTTCGAACTCCCTCTTGAAATGCTCGGGGCGGTAGACGGTGTAGTTGCGCTCGGGGGTGAACTTCTCGAGGTCCTCCTCCTCAGAGTATTCAAAACGCAGGTCGGTGACCGCCCCGATGATGTTGTTGTGTCCCATACAGACAATGAGATTCTCGATGCCTCCGTTGCGCTGCAGCCAGCGCGCATTGTCGAGCTGCGTGCTGCAGGCGAAGGTCTCGCCCAGGCTGGGATTCAGCACCAGACGGGCGGTCACGTACATGGCGTGATCAGGCAGAAAGCTGAAAATGGAGTAGGTCTCCGGCTGCTTCTCCGCCACCTTGCGGGCGCGCTCTTCGGTCATCATCCAGGCGTCGTTCATGGCGAAGCCCCAGACCGACTGGTTGTGGTAGGGCGCGGTCCGATTGCGGGCCAGCGATATGCGGTTGCCTTCCCAGTGGTTTTTAATGCGGCGCAGGGTGGTGTAGAGGTGCTTGAGGGCGGGAAGGTATTCGGTCCATGTCAGCGATGAACCGAACTCGTCGGAAAGTCCCCTGGCCAGCACTTCCAGGTTTAGGGGTATACCGCCCTGGGCGGTAAAGAGGGGCTGGTCGAAGCGCGACGGGGGCTCGAAGCACTCGGCCAGGAAGGCGGGGAAACTCAGGTCGGTGCGGTAGACGCCCCCGTTGTTGAAGCCCTGGCTGACGCTGTCGCCTACCACGACCAGCTTATGTTCTGCAGATGTTGCCACGCATGATTGGTATTGGTCCCTCTCCGCTGCATCCCGCCCTAGCAGCGATGCCGGGACCGGAATGGGGGAGGGCTCTCGGCTTGGATGAAGATACGATATAAGCAATTAACCGGAATATGTAAACGCATTGCAAGTTCAAGCATATTAGTGCTATTTTCGAACGGGTGCGTACCGCGCCCAACGACCCGTAAAAACATGATCCGTGAATACCGACCGGACCCTCCACATGAGCGATTCCCCTGACAACCGAATGCAGCGTTTCCGACGCAAACGGGAGGAAATGAACGAGAAGATCTTCGACCTGGATCACCTCGGCATCAAGCGCTTTTTCAACCTGGACACGCAGACCTACAGGGAGGGCGCCCTCCCCGAATCGACCAAGGAGCTGCTGGGACTGACGGCCTCCGCCGTGCTGCGCTGCAACGACTGCATCGACTATCATCTGGAGCAGTGCGCGCGAGCCGGCGCCGCGAAGGCCGAGATTGTGGAGGCCCTGAACGTGGCCCTGGTGGTGGGCGGCAGCATCGTTATTCCCCACCTGCGCCACGCTGTGGAAACCATGGAGATCCTGGAGGATGAAGGTCTGTTGGAAGCGTAAGGTGAATATCCACGCTCCGCGTTTATTCCTGCGGCTGCGCGGCAGGGCGGCTGCCCTGCTGGCGGCCCTGTTGCTGTCGGCCGCGCCCCTGCGCGCCCAGGTGCTTCCTGGTCCGGTAGGTGCCGACTCTCTCAGCTCTACCCTGGTGCCCGTGATCGCCTACAGCTCCGACGAGGGCTGGGTAGGGGGCGCCGTCTACAGCCGCATCAGCTACCGGGGAGATGACGAGCCTTTTCACAGCTATCTGCAGGCTTCGGCGCTCGTTTCCACCAAAGGTTTTGTGGAGATCCAGGCCCGGCGTGAACAGCTGACTACCTTCGGGCGCAGCCTGCGCAGCGAGGCGGAGATTTTCCTGAATCGCTATGCCTTCAATAACTATTTCGGGGTAGGCAACACCACCACCTTCTCACGCGACCGATGGGATGACGAATACTATTTCTTCGACGATCTGGGCGTGGGCGGGGCTTTCCGGCTGCGTCATCCCCTGCACCGGAGGGAAGAGTCGCGGCTGGACCTGAGCATGGGACTGGCCTCCGAATATCACATCTCCTATGTGCGCAAGGAGGACTCCAGGTTTTTCCAGGCACGCCCCAACGGCGACGAAGGCGGATGGGTGAACCTGCTGGAGTCAGGCCTGATCTGGGAGAACCGCGACAGCGAATTTGACCCCCGGCGCGGCGCGCGCTTCGATCTGAAGGTTCGTTTTGCTCCTCACGGGCTGAGCGACTTCGACTTCACCACCGTCCGCCTCACCATGCGCCACTATTTCCGCCTGTTGGGCTTTGTCACGGTGGCCCAGCGCCTGCAGGGACGCCACGCCGGCGGGGATGTGCCCTACTGGGAGCTCTCCCGGCTGGGCGACGACCACACCCTGCGGGGTTTTCCCCTGAACCGTTTCCAGGGGCGCTCCTCCCTCTCCTACACGCTGGAGCTGCGCACCTGGCTGGTCGAGTTTCCCGCCTACGGCCTGAAATTCGGAGGACAGCTTTTCACCGACACGGGCCGGGTGTTTACCTCCGAAGATGATACGGGCGACCTTCTGGAGGATTACCACCAGACCTTCGGTTTCGGGGGCGCCATGTCGGCCTTCAATCCCGATTTCATCCTGCGGGGCGACATAGGTTTTTCTGAGGATATGGTGCGTCTTTATATTGGGATCGGCTACATGTTCTGAATCCGACGCGCCTGTGTTGCGGGCATGCGCCGGACACACCTGCGATGACCGAACAAACATTTAAAAAAAGACAGCTTCCAAGATATGCCGCTTGTACTGCTGACCGCTGCCGAAGAAGACGTTGAGGAGACGCTGGAAAAACTATCCGCGTCTGACCTGAATGCCCTGCACTTGCCCCTGGAGCGCTACGTGCCGGTGGAGGCGGAGGAGAAGACCGAAGAGCTGCTGGGCCGCCTGGACGAATTTGAGCAGATCGCCTACGGCAGCCTTCGCAACGCCCGTTTTTTCCTGGAGGCGGTGCGCGAACGGGGGCTCCTCGAAGAGGTTCGAGGCCGTGTAAATCTGGCGGTGAACCCGCGCACGGCTTCCTGGCTGGAGGAGCGGGATGTGCCGGCTATCTGCGCCGACCTTAACGCCTTGGGGCAGTCCGGCGACGGCGGGTCCCGGGGCGGCCGGGCCATCGACCTGATGGAGTTCCTGCTGCGACTGCGGCGCACCGGACCCACCCTCTATCCCTGTGGGTTGGAGACCCCCGAAGAGCTGCCTGGCCTGTTGCGGGAGCTCGATATGCCGGTGGAGGAGCTGGTGCTGTTCAGAAGCAAGGGACCTGGTGAGGACCGGCTGGAGGCTTACCGGACCCGGCTTGCGGAACGCCCACCCGACGCAGTGGTCTTTCACTCGCGGCGTGCGGTGGTACGCACCCTGGCCGCCTTCCCGGAGCTTGACCTGGATGCGGCCACCTTGGTGACGGCCGATACCGGCATCACGCAGAAGCTGCGCGAGGAGGGCGCGGAGGCCGATCTGGAGGCCGGCGGCAGCTGGGAGAGTATTGTGGAGAAGCTGGCCGGGGCTTGGGGATAAGAGTTGTAGTGGAATACTCCGCATGAGCCACTGACTCGCATATTCAACGAGTCCAGCGGACCCGCAATAGTTGTTCGGCCTGGCAGTCGGTTTCCAGGTGTCCCTGGTAGGCCTTGTGCAGGGCGCTGCCGATACGGCGCGCCAGGTGCATGCCGGTGGTCCGCAGCTGAATTCCCTCTTCCGTACTGTGTATCGCGCCTGGATTCATCATGCGCTCCAGCGGGTATTCCCTGAGCTCCAGGGCCGCGGTGTTACGCACAAGGTTCATAATCTCCTCGCGGTGTTCTCGGAAAAAGTCGCCTGAGAGTTCCACCAGCCCAGCCGGATCGTCGTCGGCGATTCGAAGGCAGGCTGGGCAGGTGTCTTCTCCAGTCTCCGCGGGAATTTCATCCCAGCTCCAGCGTCCCATGCTGAAAAGGGCTCCGCAGGAGCTGCATAGTGTGGGTTCGGCATATGGTATATCGTCCATGGCCGTTTAGTCGGTTTCAGGCCCCACCAGCACAAGCAGGGGACGTTGACCGAACAGTCCCATTTCCCGGGTGCGCGCGGCGCTCAGCAGGGCGTCAAAAAAGCTTTTTTTGTAGCGCGTCATGATCAGCAGGGAGGTGTCATGTTCGTTCATGAAGGTGTTGATGCCTTCGTGGAAATCTCCATTGTAGGCCAGGTGCATGGGCAGTTTGGGCTTGCCCGTGGCCTCGGCGGCCAGCGAGCGGAATCCGCGGTAGTCCATTTCGTTACGAAAGGACTTCTCTTCTGCGATGTGCACCACGCCCAGTTTCGCCTTGAAAAGCTTGGAAAAATCGGCCGTCCACCGCAGAGCCTTGAGGTCG
Protein-coding regions in this window:
- a CDS encoding BCAM0308 family protein, giving the protein MDDIPYAEPTLCSSCGALFSMGRWSWDEIPAETGEDTCPACLRIADDDPAGLVELSGDFFREHREEIMNLVRNTAALELREYPLERMMNPGAIHSTEEGIQLRTTGMHLARRIGSALHKAYQGHLETDCQAEQLLRVRWTR
- a CDS encoding carboxymuconolactone decarboxylase family protein, encoding MSDSPDNRMQRFRRKREEMNEKIFDLDHLGIKRFFNLDTQTYREGALPESTKELLGLTASAVLRCNDCIDYHLEQCARAGAAKAEIVEALNVALVVGGSIVIPHLRHAVETMEILEDEGLLEA
- a CDS encoding uroporphyrinogen-III synthase, giving the protein MPLVLLTAAEEDVEETLEKLSASDLNALHLPLERYVPVEAEEKTEELLGRLDEFEQIAYGSLRNARFFLEAVRERGLLEEVRGRVNLAVNPRTASWLEERDVPAICADLNALGQSGDGGSRGGRAIDLMEFLLRLRRTGPTLYPCGLETPEELPGLLRELDMPVEELVLFRSKGPGEDRLEAYRTRLAERPPDAVVFHSRRAVVRTLAAFPELDLDAATLVTADTGITQKLREEGAEADLEAGGSWESIVEKLAGAWG
- a CDS encoding BamA/TamA family outer membrane protein; the encoded protein is MNIHAPRLFLRLRGRAAALLAALLLSAAPLRAQVLPGPVGADSLSSTLVPVIAYSSDEGWVGGAVYSRISYRGDDEPFHSYLQASALVSTKGFVEIQARREQLTTFGRSLRSEAEIFLNRYAFNNYFGVGNTTTFSRDRWDDEYYFFDDLGVGGAFRLRHPLHRREESRLDLSMGLASEYHISYVRKEDSRFFQARPNGDEGGWVNLLESGLIWENRDSEFDPRRGARFDLKVRFAPHGLSDFDFTTVRLTMRHYFRLLGFVTVAQRLQGRHAGGDVPYWELSRLGDDHTLRGFPLNRFQGRSSLSYTLELRTWLVEFPAYGLKFGGQLFTDTGRVFTSEDDTGDLLEDYHQTFGFGGAMSAFNPDFILRGDIGFSEDMVRLYIGIGYMF